A window from Nycticebus coucang isolate mNycCou1 chromosome X, mNycCou1.pri, whole genome shotgun sequence encodes these proteins:
- the LOC128578411 gene encoding uncharacterized protein LOC128578411, which produces MGQTVTTPLSLTLDHWTEVKRRGRDLSVEVKKGPWQTFCSLEWPTFNVGWPSGGTFDLSLIFAIKEIVFQRGPGAHPDQQPYIIVWQDLVQNPPPWVRPWTATSRPPSNPWVLAVQSSGSRKGGDSSDPPKKIYPEIQTDHLLLDPPPPPPPYPPALAPVGGGREDQQGRIRRLPPLHPRGNLHWGSHKVPGVTAGEECLPTLLLPCP; this is translated from the coding sequence atgggacagaccgtgacaacccctctgagtttgactctagatcattggactgaagtgaagagaagaggtcgtgacctgtcagtagaggttaaaaaaggcccatggcagactttctgctccttggagtggcccacttttaacgtcggctggccctcaggaggaacctttgacttatctcttatttttgctatcaaagagattgtttttcagagaggaccgggagcccatccggatcaacaaccttacatcatagtctggcaggacctggtgcagaatccgcccccctgggttcggccatggactgccacatccaggcccccgtctaatccttgggtgctcgctgtccaatcttccggttccagaaaagggggcgacagctcggacccccctaagaagatctacccggaaattcagactgatcatcttctcctcgaccctccgccccctcctcccccataccctcccgccttggctcctgtgggggggggcagggaggaccagcaaggccggatccggcgattgccccctctgcacccccgggggaaccttcactggggctcgcataaggtaccaggagtcaccgccggggaggaatgtctcccgacactactgttgccctgcccctga